From a region of the Halanaerobium hydrogeniformans genome:
- the fabG gene encoding 3-oxoacyl-[acyl-carrier-protein] reductase — protein sequence MIDLKNKKVLISGSSRGIGAEIAIKLADLGADVIINYASSEDKANELRDSIKESGGNAYVIQADISDFDQAAELVKKAYKTLGGLDVLVNNAGITRDKLLLRMKEEDWDKVMDINLKGTFNCTKNAVRYLLKADNGKIINISSVIGLIGNPGQANYSAAKAGMIGFTKTLAKELASKGVCSNAIAPGFIETEMTDELKDSIKDDIINRVPLARFGRAEEVADLVAFLASDKANYINGQVISIDGGMSLG from the coding sequence TTGATTGATCTAAAGAATAAAAAAGTTTTAATTAGCGGGAGCTCACGCGGTATTGGAGCAGAAATCGCAATAAAGTTGGCAGATTTAGGTGCAGATGTTATAATAAATTATGCTAGTTCTGAAGATAAAGCTAATGAACTTAGAGATTCTATAAAAGAATCTGGAGGTAATGCTTATGTAATTCAGGCAGATATTAGTGACTTTGATCAAGCAGCTGAACTTGTCAAAAAGGCTTATAAAACTCTTGGTGGCTTGGATGTTTTAGTTAATAATGCTGGGATAACAAGAGACAAACTTCTTTTAAGGATGAAAGAAGAAGACTGGGACAAGGTAATGGATATTAATTTAAAAGGTACCTTTAACTGCACGAAAAATGCAGTTCGTTATCTTTTAAAAGCAGATAATGGGAAAATAATTAATATTTCCTCAGTGATTGGCTTAATTGGGAATCCCGGTCAGGCAAATTATTCTGCTGCTAAAGCAGGGATGATTGGTTTTACTAAAACCTTAGCTAAGGAATTGGCTTCAAAAGGAGTTTGTAGTAATGCAATAGCCCCTGGTTTTATAGAAACTGAAATGACTGATGAGTTAAAAGATAGTATAAAAGATGATATAATAAATAGAGTGCCATTAGCTCGTTTTGGTAGAGCAGAAGAAGTGGCAGATTTAGTTGCCTTTTTAGCTTCTGATAAAGCAAACTACATAAATGGGCAGGTTATTAGCATAGATGGTGGCATGAGTTTAGGTTAA
- the rnc gene encoding ribonuclease III: protein MDELNNKKNILEFEKEIEIEFSNKKLLQRALTHKSFPNENKNLSIKDNERLEFLGDSVLSLAVSTYIFNKFSDFPEGELAKMRAVVVSAPILAEAAKKLELGRYLFLGKGEEMTGGRERDSILADSMEAIFGALYLDQGFTAASDFVLKILKEDIKEVAMGNHIQDYKTMLQEIIQQDGNIRPEYEVIDEKGPDHNKTFIVAVKLKENSLGSGQGSSKKEAEQEAAKFALHKLDKIDN from the coding sequence ATGGATGAGTTAAATAATAAAAAAAATATTTTAGAGTTTGAAAAAGAAATTGAAATTGAATTTTCAAATAAGAAATTATTGCAGAGAGCTCTAACCCATAAATCTTTTCCCAATGAAAACAAAAATCTTTCAATTAAAGATAATGAAAGACTTGAGTTTTTAGGAGATTCTGTTTTAAGCCTTGCAGTCAGTACTTATATTTTTAATAAGTTTTCTGATTTTCCTGAAGGAGAATTAGCAAAAATGAGGGCTGTTGTTGTTAGTGCTCCTATTTTGGCAGAAGCTGCTAAAAAATTAGAATTAGGGAGATATCTTTTTTTAGGTAAAGGTGAAGAGATGACGGGTGGAAGAGAAAGAGATTCTATTCTTGCAGATTCTATGGAAGCAATTTTTGGTGCTTTATACCTTGATCAGGGTTTTACAGCAGCCAGTGATTTTGTATTAAAAATATTAAAAGAAGATATTAAAGAAGTTGCAATGGGCAACCATATTCAGGACTATAAAACTATGCTGCAGGAGATAATTCAGCAGGATGGTAATATTAGACCGGAATATGAAGTTATCGATGAAAAAGGTCCTGATCACAATAAAACTTTTATTGTTGCTGTGAAACTTAAAGAAAATAGTCTTGGCTCTGGGCAGGGTTCAAGTAAAAAAGAAGCTGAACAGGAAGCAGCAAAATTTGCTTTGCATAAACTGGATAAAATTGATAATTAA
- the plsX gene encoding phosphate acyltransferase PlsX has translation MYKIAVDVMSGEKAPEELIKGAVNAAKEEADIELTLIGRYDIINQELAKLDIDKNRVKIEKADQIINMDEAPIKALKKKKNATVNVGAKLLRSGEIDAFISPGNTGSVMAGSLLRVGRIKGISRPPIAVNFPAKKGSTLVLDNGANTDCSPENILQFALMGQLYAKHIMKIDEPRVALLNIGEEKSKGNNLSKESYELLEKDPRIKNFIGNCEGRDIFEDKCDVLVTDGFVGNVVLKTTEGAASFFVELIKESFESDLRSKLAGLLIKPYLKKVLNKIDYRQYGGAPLLGIKGVVIIAHGSSDATAICNAVKAAKNSVKENIVSLIKSEVEKNEELD, from the coding sequence ATGTATAAAATAGCAGTTGATGTTATGAGTGGTGAAAAAGCTCCAGAAGAGTTAATAAAAGGGGCAGTAAATGCTGCTAAAGAAGAAGCAGATATAGAATTGACCCTCATTGGCAGATATGATATTATAAATCAGGAGTTAGCAAAATTAGATATTGATAAAAATAGAGTAAAAATAGAAAAAGCAGATCAAATAATAAATATGGATGAAGCACCAATTAAAGCTTTGAAAAAGAAAAAAAATGCAACAGTTAATGTTGGTGCAAAATTACTTAGATCTGGTGAGATAGATGCTTTTATCTCTCCGGGTAATACAGGTTCAGTTATGGCAGGTAGTTTACTGAGGGTTGGTCGAATCAAAGGAATATCAAGACCCCCTATTGCAGTGAACTTCCCGGCCAAAAAAGGCAGCACACTTGTTCTTGACAATGGAGCTAATACTGACTGTAGTCCAGAAAATATACTACAATTTGCTCTAATGGGCCAGCTTTATGCTAAACATATAATGAAAATTGATGAGCCAAGGGTTGCTCTTTTAAATATTGGTGAAGAAAAATCTAAAGGTAATAATTTAAGCAAAGAAAGTTATGAGCTTTTAGAAAAAGACCCCAGAATTAAAAATTTTATTGGCAATTGTGAAGGTAGAGATATTTTTGAAGATAAATGTGATGTTTTAGTTACTGATGGTTTTGTTGGAAATGTTGTTTTAAAGACTACAGAGGGAGCAGCTTCTTTTTTTGTTGAATTAATTAAAGAGAGTTTTGAAAGTGATTTAAGATCTAAATTAGCTGGACTATTAATAAAGCCTTATTTAAAAAAAGTTTTAAATAAGATCGATTACCGCCAATATGGGGGAGCACCTCTTTTAGGTATTAAAGGTGTTGTAATAATTGCTCATGGAAGTTCTGATGCAACTGCAATTTGTAATGCAGTTAAAGCAGCTAAAAATTCGGTAAAAGAGAATATTGTTTCTTTGATTAAATCTGAAGTTGAAAAGAATGAGGAGTTGGATTAA
- the aroH gene encoding chorismate mutase encodes MYALRGAISVEENTETAIIQATKELMRKTLEENDLKEDDLVSIITSATDDLDKVYPGKAIRELGLELTPILCLQEMKVENSSAKMIRLLIHVDGHKDKQDVKHQYLKKAEKLRPDLLD; translated from the coding sequence ATGTACGCACTGCGAGGAGCAATAAGTGTTGAAGAAAATACAGAAACAGCAATTATACAAGCAACTAAAGAATTAATGAGAAAAACATTAGAAGAGAATGATTTAAAAGAAGATGACTTAGTTAGTATTATTACATCTGCTACTGATGATTTAGATAAAGTTTATCCAGGTAAAGCAATTCGCGAACTGGGTTTAGAGTTAACTCCAATTTTATGCCTTCAGGAAATGAAGGTTGAAAATAGTAGTGCTAAAATGATAAGATTATTAATACATGTTGATGGTCACAAAGATAAGCAAGATGTAAAACATCAATATCTTAAAAAAGCAGAAAAATTAAGGCCTGATTTATTGGATTAA
- a CDS encoding acetate/propionate family kinase produces the protein MKILVINSGSSSIKYQLFNMEDESVLAKGVVERIGIDDSFISYENGNGQEITIEKDISDHKEGIRLLIDTLLNEDYGVLNDMDDVEAVGHRVVHGAEEFSGSVLIDDKLVKTMEDVADLAPLHNPPNIMGIKVCQELMPDKPQVGVFDTAFHQTMPEKAYIYALPYEFYKKYGVRRYGFHGTSHGYVSKRAAELLDKPYSELKIITCHLGNGASVAAVKNGKSVDTSMGLTPLEGLVMGTRCGDIDPAIVPFMMNKLDISAEEMDTIMNKESGLYGVSGVSNDSRDVEDAAAEGNHQAEVALELFDYRVKKYIGAYTAAMGGVDAIVFTAGIGENSIDSRENILEGLEYLGLKVDKEANNCRSKEQIITTEDSRVKALVVPTNEELVIARDTMEIVSS, from the coding sequence ATGAAAATTTTAGTAATCAATAGTGGTAGCTCTTCCATAAAATATCAGCTATTTAACATGGAAGATGAGAGTGTATTAGCAAAAGGTGTAGTTGAAAGAATCGGTATAGATGATTCTTTTATTAGTTATGAAAATGGTAATGGCCAGGAAATTACAATTGAAAAGGATATAAGTGATCATAAAGAAGGTATAAGGTTGCTGATTGATACCTTGTTAAATGAAGACTATGGAGTTTTAAATGATATGGACGATGTTGAAGCGGTTGGCCATAGGGTTGTTCATGGAGCAGAAGAATTTTCTGGTTCTGTGTTAATAGATGATAAATTGGTTAAAACTATGGAAGATGTAGCTGATTTAGCTCCCTTACATAATCCTCCAAATATCATGGGAATTAAGGTCTGTCAGGAATTAATGCCTGATAAACCACAGGTAGGAGTTTTTGATACTGCTTTCCACCAAACAATGCCCGAAAAAGCTTATATTTATGCTTTACCTTACGAATTTTATAAAAAATATGGTGTGAGAAGATATGGTTTTCACGGAACATCTCACGGCTATGTAAGTAAAAGAGCTGCTGAGTTATTGGATAAACCATACTCAGAATTAAAAATAATTACCTGTCACCTTGGTAATGGTGCCAGTGTTGCAGCTGTTAAAAATGGTAAATCAGTTGATACAAGTATGGGACTCACTCCTCTAGAGGGGCTTGTTATGGGTACCCGTTGTGGAGATATTGATCCAGCTATAGTTCCCTTTATGATGAATAAATTAGATATTTCTGCTGAAGAGATGGACACTATTATGAACAAAGAAAGTGGTCTTTACGGAGTTTCAGGTGTAAGTAATGATTCACGTGATGTCGAAGATGCTGCAGCAGAAGGTAATCATCAAGCAGAAGTAGCACTTGAACTTTTTGATTATAGAGTTAAAAAATATATTGGAGCTTATACAGCGGCAATGGGTGGAGTAGATGCCATCGTCTTTACTGCTGGAATTGGTGAAAATTCCATTGACAGTAGAGAAAATATCTTAGAGGGTTTAGAATATCTTGGTTTAAAAGTGGACAAAGAGGCAAATAACTGTAGATCTAAAGAACAGATTATTACTACAGAAGATTCTAGAGTTAAAGCACTGGTTGTTCCCACTAATGAAGAGTTAGTTATAGCAAGAGATACAATGGAGATTGTCAGTAGTTAA
- the rpmF gene encoding 50S ribosomal protein L32 has product MAVPKKRTSKTRKRKRRTHKKLSAPTLVECSNCHEKILPHHVCPECGHYKGKKVSGN; this is encoded by the coding sequence ATGGCTGTACCCAAGAAACGGACTTCTAAAACACGCAAGCGTAAAAGACGTACCCATAAAAAATTGAGTGCTCCAACTCTTGTAGAATGTTCAAATTGCCATGAAAAGATTTTACCTCATCATGTTTGTCCAGAATGTGGACATTATAAAGGAAAAAAGGTGAGTGGAAATTAA
- the fabK gene encoding enoyl-[acyl-carrier-protein] reductase FabK — translation MSLKTKLCDILEIESPIIQGGMAWVATGELAAAVSQAGGLGVIGAGNAPADVIEKEIEKVKSLTDKNFGLNIMLLSPFADDIIELAIEKKVPVITTGAGNPGKHVKRFQEMGSKVIPVVPSVALAKRMQRLDVDAVIVEGTEAGGHIGELTTMALVPQVADAVDIPVIAAGGIGDGRTLAAVLALGAAGAQIGTRFVCSTECTAAKEYKEAIINARDRDAVVTGRSTGHPVRNLKNSLTRRLDKLEQEGVDPKKIEELGTGKLRDAVVDGDIKEGSVMAGQIAGMISEIKDVKEIMDDIIRDAESVIKKNFSLIK, via the coding sequence ATGTCATTAAAAACTAAATTATGTGATATATTAGAAATAGAGAGTCCAATTATACAGGGAGGCATGGCCTGGGTAGCAACTGGAGAATTAGCTGCAGCTGTATCACAGGCTGGTGGATTAGGTGTAATTGGAGCAGGAAATGCTCCGGCAGATGTAATAGAAAAAGAAATTGAGAAAGTAAAGTCTCTAACTGATAAAAATTTTGGTTTAAACATTATGTTATTATCACCATTTGCTGATGATATAATTGAATTAGCTATAGAAAAGAAAGTTCCTGTAATAACAACCGGAGCTGGAAATCCGGGTAAACATGTAAAAAGATTTCAGGAGATGGGTTCCAAAGTTATTCCGGTAGTTCCTTCAGTTGCCCTGGCCAAAAGAATGCAGCGCTTAGATGTAGATGCTGTTATAGTAGAAGGTACTGAGGCTGGTGGCCATATTGGTGAATTAACAACTATGGCTTTAGTTCCTCAGGTTGCAGATGCAGTTGACATACCTGTTATTGCAGCAGGAGGAATTGGAGATGGAAGAACTTTAGCCGCTGTACTTGCACTTGGAGCTGCGGGTGCCCAGATAGGAACAAGATTTGTTTGTTCCACTGAATGTACAGCAGCAAAAGAATACAAAGAAGCAATTATCAATGCCAGAGACAGAGATGCAGTAGTAACTGGCAGAAGTACAGGCCATCCCGTCCGTAATCTAAAAAATTCCTTAACAAGAAGACTGGATAAACTAGAGCAAGAGGGAGTAGATCCCAAAAAGATTGAAGAATTAGGTACCGGCAAGTTGAGAGATGCGGTTGTTGATGGAGATATAAAAGAAGGTAGTGTAATGGCCGGTCAAATTGCAGGAATGATTTCTGAAATAAAAGATGTAAAAGAAATTATGGATGATATAATAAGAGATGCAGAATCAGTTATAAAGAAAAATTTTAGTTTAATTAAATAA
- a CDS encoding lysophospholipid acyltransferase family protein: protein MRKFLYKLISKIIYFIFRVFFRAKVSGQENLPQEGGVIIMSNHISLLDPPLIASVLNRPVHFMAKKELFENPILKVILYIADAFPVDRDSTDIKAVKKALNILKNDEVLGLFPEGTRGDESEVADLKDGSVMLAVRSRVPIVPVGIKNIKSKGRITINIGEAFTMEDFPKKHLSDQQQKEAAQYIKEKIVKLVNS, encoded by the coding sequence ATGAGGAAATTTCTTTACAAATTAATTTCTAAAATAATATACTTTATTTTTAGGGTATTTTTTAGAGCAAAAGTGAGTGGTCAGGAAAACCTTCCTCAAGAGGGAGGGGTTATAATTATGTCTAATCACATAAGTTTATTAGACCCACCTTTAATTGCTTCTGTATTAAACAGGCCCGTACATTTTATGGCAAAAAAAGAACTATTTGAAAATCCGATTTTAAAAGTTATACTATATATTGCAGATGCTTTTCCTGTAGATAGAGATAGCACAGATATTAAAGCAGTTAAAAAAGCTTTAAATATTTTAAAAAATGATGAAGTGCTTGGTCTTTTCCCAGAAGGTACAAGGGGAGACGAAAGTGAAGTAGCAGATTTAAAAGACGGTTCAGTAATGCTAGCAGTCAGAAGCAGGGTTCCGATTGTGCCAGTTGGGATCAAAAACATAAAAAGTAAAGGTAGAATTACAATCAATATTGGTGAGGCTTTTACCATGGAAGACTTCCCCAAAAAGCACTTATCTGATCAGCAGCAAAAAGAAGCAGCACAATATATTAAAGAAAAAATTGTTAAATTAGTAAATTCTTAA
- the cmk gene encoding (d)CMP kinase — protein sequence MDNVIAIDGPGGAGKSTIARRLAEELGYIHLDTGAMYRAVTYAALQEGIDLNNKEALVKLTKSIEINFNKDGEIFLNSKNVSKEIRSSQVNKNVSKTAAVKGVREILVKKHQELAAKNKVVMDGRDITTVVLKEAEHKFYLTASIEERARRRFEEMKEKNKEANYEEIKENIARRDKLDSQREHSPLKIADDAVVIDSTELSIEEVVSKIKAIIEGA from the coding sequence ATGGATAATGTAATTGCGATTGATGGCCCGGGAGGTGCTGGCAAAAGCACCATTGCCCGCAGACTGGCTGAAGAGCTCGGTTATATACATCTTGATACTGGAGCTATGTATAGAGCAGTAACTTATGCTGCTTTACAAGAAGGGATTGATTTAAACAATAAAGAAGCACTAGTTAAACTAACTAAATCAATCGAGATAAATTTTAATAAAGATGGAGAAATATTTTTGAATTCTAAAAATGTAAGTAAAGAAATCAGAAGCAGCCAGGTTAACAAAAATGTTTCAAAAACTGCTGCTGTTAAAGGAGTTCGTGAGATTTTAGTAAAAAAGCATCAAGAATTAGCTGCTAAAAACAAAGTGGTTATGGATGGTAGAGATATAACTACTGTTGTTTTAAAAGAGGCTGAACATAAATTTTATTTAACAGCTTCCATAGAAGAACGAGCAAGAAGACGATTTGAAGAAATGAAAGAGAAAAATAAAGAAGCTAATTATGAAGAGATAAAAGAAAATATAGCAAGAAGGGATAAGCTTGATAGTCAGAGAGAGCATTCTCCTTTAAAGATTGCAGATGATGCTGTTGTTATAGATAGTACTGAGCTTTCTATAGAAGAAGTAGTTTCTAAAATAAAAGCCATAATTGAAGGTGCATGA
- a CDS encoding acyl carrier protein has product MADTIDKIIEIVAEELAVDKDEITEDSSFIEDLGADSLDVVELVMAFEEEFDVEIPDEDAENIRTVGDAVNYLEEVL; this is encoded by the coding sequence GTGGCAGATACCATTGATAAAATTATTGAAATTGTTGCAGAGGAATTAGCAGTTGATAAAGATGAAATAACTGAAGACTCTTCATTTATAGAAGACCTTGGAGCAGATTCTTTAGATGTTGTAGAATTAGTTATGGCATTTGAAGAAGAATTTGATGTAGAAATTCCTGATGAGGATGCAGAAAATATTCGTACTGTTGGGGATGCAGTAAATTATTTAGAAGAAGTACTTTAA
- the pta gene encoding phosphate acetyltransferase, whose product MDLLKDFKARAAAEPKKIVLAEGEDERIIKAARTIVKENIAEVTIIGDRSKIMSTAIYHDVSLNAVNIIEPKNSEYLTEFRDEFYELRKHKGLSKEEAEEIILDPLYFGTMMIYCNKADGMVAGAVNSTGNVLRPAFQIVKTEEGISTVSSAIIMILKDKSFGHDGVMVFSDCAVNPAPNSEQLAEIALATADTTKRLLDIEPKVALLSFSTKGSARHEYVEKVQKAVEIAHQNAPDLKLDGELQLDAAIVESVSARKAPDGKLQGDANVLIFPDLQSGNIGYKLVERLAGADAVGPILQGLAAPINDLSRGCSVEDIVNLTAITALQAQNG is encoded by the coding sequence ATGGATTTATTAAAAGACTTTAAAGCAAGGGCTGCAGCAGAACCAAAAAAGATTGTGCTTGCTGAAGGAGAAGATGAAAGAATAATCAAGGCAGCAAGAACGATAGTAAAAGAAAATATCGCAGAAGTGACTATTATAGGTGACAGATCCAAAATCATGTCTACTGCAATTTATCATGATGTTTCTTTAAATGCAGTAAATATAATCGAACCCAAAAATTCCGAATACTTAACAGAATTTAGAGATGAATTTTATGAACTCAGAAAACACAAGGGACTGAGTAAAGAAGAGGCTGAAGAAATAATATTAGATCCTCTTTATTTTGGAACAATGATGATTTACTGTAATAAAGCTGATGGAATGGTCGCTGGTGCAGTAAATTCAACAGGGAATGTATTAAGGCCTGCTTTTCAGATCGTTAAGACTGAAGAGGGAATTTCAACTGTTTCTAGTGCCATAATAATGATTTTAAAAGATAAATCATTTGGTCATGATGGAGTAATGGTTTTTTCAGATTGTGCTGTTAACCCAGCTCCCAATTCTGAACAATTAGCAGAAATAGCTCTTGCTACAGCAGATACTACAAAAAGACTGCTTGATATTGAGCCTAAAGTAGCGCTGCTTTCGTTCTCAACAAAAGGTAGTGCCAGACATGAATATGTAGAAAAAGTACAAAAAGCTGTAGAAATAGCTCATCAAAATGCTCCAGATTTAAAATTAGATGGAGAACTACAATTAGATGCAGCAATTGTTGAAAGTGTTAGTGCCAGAAAAGCACCTGACGGTAAATTGCAGGGTGATGCAAATGTATTAATATTCCCTGATTTACAATCAGGTAATATAGGATATAAATTAGTTGAAAGATTAGCCGGTGCAGATGCTGTTGGACCAATATTACAGGGACTTGCAGCTCCAATAAATGATTTGTCAAGAGGCTGTTCAGTTGAAGATATAGTTAATTTAACTGCTATTACAGCTTTACAAGCACAAAATGGATAA
- a CDS encoding YceD family protein, protein MYINLNDLGDIGGKKTVSMEIEIADLNFRDQEVEVKDNIELEIEIFHTRDSFIIEGEMEVNLVLSCSRCLKNYQTSSVIELSEEILKKDMEDLEKLFIDEIIVDNIILSLPIKTLCSEECNGLCPQCGQNLNEGECDCEIENIDPRLQKLKEFYDD, encoded by the coding sequence TTGTATATTAACCTCAATGATTTAGGTGATATAGGCGGCAAAAAAACTGTTTCGATGGAGATTGAGATAGCTGATCTTAATTTTAGAGATCAAGAAGTGGAAGTTAAAGATAATATTGAGCTTGAAATTGAAATCTTTCATACCAGAGATTCTTTTATAATAGAAGGTGAGATGGAAGTAAATTTAGTTTTAAGTTGTAGTCGCTGTTTAAAAAACTATCAAACTTCATCTGTAATAGAACTATCTGAAGAAATACTTAAAAAAGATATGGAAGACTTAGAAAAACTTTTTATAGACGAAATAATAGTCGACAATATTATTTTATCTCTACCAATCAAAACCCTATGTTCTGAAGAATGTAATGGGCTTTGCCCTCAATGTGGTCAGAACTTAAATGAAGGTGAATGTGATTGTGAGATAGAGAATATTGATCCTCGTCTACAAAAACTTAAAGAGTTTTATGATGACTGA